The window ATTGTTCGAGATAGGTACGTATCGGCCATTTTTTATCATAGAGATTGAATACAGGTGATACCTGTACAAGGTCCATATTGGACTCCCAATATGCATCCAGGGTACCAATATCCCGCCAGTATTCAACATTCTGTGTGTTTTTATCTACAAAAGGATAGGCATATACTCTTTTTGTCCGAATCATATCGGGTATTATGTTCTTGCCAAAATCGTGAGCCGTTCTCTGTTTAGCATCATTAATTATAGCTTTTACTAATGTGGTTGTATTAAACAGGTATATGCCCATTGAGATGAGTGCGGATTTGAGATTTGAAGGCATCGGTTTCGGGCTTACAGGTTTTTCCTGAAATCCGATGATCCTGTTATCGTTATCTATCTCGACAACTCCGAATCTGCTTCCATCTTCCAGGGGAATTTTGACACAAGGTATTGTTATGTCTGCTTCGTTCTGAAGATGCGAATGAACCATGTTCTGGTAATCCATTTTGTAAACATGGTCTCCTCCAAGGATCAAAACCATTTCCGGTTGCTCTTTCTCAAGGGTGTAGATGTTCTGATATACAGCGTCAGCGGTTCCCAGATACCATTGATCGCTTATCCTTTGCTGAGGCGGCACCCGCTCAATATACTCTCCCAATTCATCATTGAAAATACTCCACCCGAGCCTCAAGTGCCTGTCGAGGGAAAATGATTTGTATTGTGTCAAGACAACTATCTTTCGTAATCCTGAGTTCAAGCAATTACTGAGCGCAAAATCTATTATTCTGTAGATACCACCGAATGGTACGGCTGGCTTTGCTCTATTCATTGTCAGAGGATAAAGTCTTTCTCCTTGTCCGCCAGCCAGGA is drawn from Candidatus Scalindua sp. and contains these coding sequences:
- the glgC gene encoding glucose-1-phosphate adenylyltransferase, which gives rise to MTLENRRAEKRILTMILAGGQGERLYPLTMNRAKPAVPFGGIYRIIDFALSNCLNSGLRKIVVLTQYKSFSLDRHLRLGWSIFNDELGEYIERVPPQQRISDQWYLGTADAVYQNIYTLEKEQPEMVLILGGDHVYKMDYQNMVHSHLQNEADITIPCVKIPLEDGSRFGVVEIDNDNRIIGFQEKPVSPKPMPSNLKSALISMGIYLFNTTTLVKAIINDAKQRTAHDFGKNIIPDMIRTKRVYAYPFVDKNTQNVEYWRDIGTLDAYWESNMDLVQVSPVFNLYDKKWPIRTYLEQYPPAKTVFHEKFEGGRTGTILDSIVSGGCIISGAKVERSVLSPDVRVDSYSEISDSIIMESVRIGKNVKIRRAIIDKSVHIPDNMSIGFDLEKDSKNLTVTDNGIVVVRKEMPLL